One segment of Sesamum indicum cultivar Zhongzhi No. 13 linkage group LG4, S_indicum_v1.0, whole genome shotgun sequence DNA contains the following:
- the LOC105161067 gene encoding putative Peroxidase 48 isoform X4 encodes MENAETSRKASFQNPVERKLQEDDGLHEWLRYDYYNESCPLAERIIRSTVEELYGLRPDVAPALLRLVFHDCFVEGCDASVLLDHGDGIQSEKDSLPNESLRGYDVIDIIKLELEEACPGVVSCADIVALAARESVLMAGGPFYPLYTGRRDSIVAYPIIATYELPSPLDDLSKTIESFASRGFDERETVSLLGAHSTGTIHCKFFFHRLYNFSGGDGPDPSIDPEFLQLLRSNCNSIHHSSRPASASPSLSPLPSSEDNNLSTILSQDAGMKMDYEGPRTGFGTLYYRSLLQRKGLLFVDQQLTSGAETETWVRAYSSDLSLFQRDFGLAMIKLSNLKVLTAPKGQVRLNCRKVN; translated from the exons ATGGAG AATGCAGAAACCAGTAGAAAGGCTTCGTTTCAGAACCCGGTGGAGAGGAAGCTCCAAGAAGATGATGGGCTTCACGAATGGCTCAGGTATGATTACTACAATGAGTCTTGTCCATTGGCGGAGCGGATAATCCGATCAACCGTTGAAGAGTTATACGGGTTGCGGCCTGATGTTGCCCCCGCTCTTTTGAGGCTTGTTTTCCATGACTGCTTTGTCGAG GGGTGTGATGCCTCAGTGTTGTTGGATCATGGCGATGGAATTCAGAGTGAGAAAGACTCTCTCCCAAATGAATCTCTAAGGGGCTATGATGTCATCGACATTATCAAGTTAGAACTTGAAGAAGCATGCCCTGGAGTTGTTTCTTGCGCAGATATTGTTGCTTTGGCTGCAAGAGAAAGCGTCCTCATG GCTGGCGGTCCGTTCTATCCTCTGTATACTGGTAGAAGGGACAGCATAGTTGCTTATCCAATCATAGCAACTTATGAGCTTCCTAGTCCCTTAGACGATCTTTCGAAAACTATTGAGTCATTCGCATCAAGAGGGTTCGACGAAAGGGAGACAGTCAGTCTATTAG GTGCTCACAGCACAGGCACAATCCACTGCAAATTCTTCTTCCACCGGCTCTACAACTTCAGTGGAGGTGATGGCCCTGACCCTTCTATTGACCCTGAGTTTCTTCAGCTGCTAAGATCAAACTGCAACAGCATCCATCACTCATCCCGACCAGCATCAGCTTCTCCATCATTATCACCTTTGCCCTCATCAGAGGACAACAATTTATCAACTATCTTATCCCAGGATGCAGGCATGAAGATGGACTATGAGGGGCCACGAACAGGTTTCGGCACACTATACTATCGTAGTCTTTTGCAGCGCAAAGGACTACTGTTTGTGGATCAGCAGCTGACATCTGGGGCAGAAACGGAGACTTGGGTCCGAGCATACTCCTCCGACCTTTCCCTGTTCCAAAGGGACT
- the LOC105161067 gene encoding putative Peroxidase 48 isoform X3, producing MENQNAETSRKASFQNPVERKLQEDDGLHEWLRYDYYNESCPLAERIIRSTVEELYGLRPDVAPALLRLVFHDCFVEGCDASVLLDHGDGIQSEKDSLPNESLRGYDVIDIIKLELEEACPGVVSCADIVALAARESVLMAGGPFYPLYTGRRDSIVAYPIIATYELPSPLDDLSKTIESFASRGFDERETVSLLGAHSTGTIHCKFFFHRLYNFSGGDGPDPSIDPEFLQLLRSNCNSIHHSSRPASASPSLSPLPSSEDNNLSTILSQDAGMKMDYEGPRTGFGTLYYRSLLQRKGLLFVDQQLTSGAETETWVRAYSSDLSLFQRDFGLAMIKLSNLKVLTAPKGQVRLNCRKVN from the exons ATGGAG AACCAGAATGCAGAAACCAGTAGAAAGGCTTCGTTTCAGAACCCGGTGGAGAGGAAGCTCCAAGAAGATGATGGGCTTCACGAATGGCTCAGGTATGATTACTACAATGAGTCTTGTCCATTGGCGGAGCGGATAATCCGATCAACCGTTGAAGAGTTATACGGGTTGCGGCCTGATGTTGCCCCCGCTCTTTTGAGGCTTGTTTTCCATGACTGCTTTGTCGAG GGGTGTGATGCCTCAGTGTTGTTGGATCATGGCGATGGAATTCAGAGTGAGAAAGACTCTCTCCCAAATGAATCTCTAAGGGGCTATGATGTCATCGACATTATCAAGTTAGAACTTGAAGAAGCATGCCCTGGAGTTGTTTCTTGCGCAGATATTGTTGCTTTGGCTGCAAGAGAAAGCGTCCTCATG GCTGGCGGTCCGTTCTATCCTCTGTATACTGGTAGAAGGGACAGCATAGTTGCTTATCCAATCATAGCAACTTATGAGCTTCCTAGTCCCTTAGACGATCTTTCGAAAACTATTGAGTCATTCGCATCAAGAGGGTTCGACGAAAGGGAGACAGTCAGTCTATTAG GTGCTCACAGCACAGGCACAATCCACTGCAAATTCTTCTTCCACCGGCTCTACAACTTCAGTGGAGGTGATGGCCCTGACCCTTCTATTGACCCTGAGTTTCTTCAGCTGCTAAGATCAAACTGCAACAGCATCCATCACTCATCCCGACCAGCATCAGCTTCTCCATCATTATCACCTTTGCCCTCATCAGAGGACAACAATTTATCAACTATCTTATCCCAGGATGCAGGCATGAAGATGGACTATGAGGGGCCACGAACAGGTTTCGGCACACTATACTATCGTAGTCTTTTGCAGCGCAAAGGACTACTGTTTGTGGATCAGCAGCTGACATCTGGGGCAGAAACGGAGACTTGGGTCCGAGCATACTCCTCCGACCTTTCCCTGTTCCAAAGGGACT
- the LOC105161067 gene encoding putative Peroxidase 48 isoform X2, whose product MDFTRKLSFLVFMLCVLISLKNQNAETSRKASFQNPVERKLQEDDGLHEWLRYDYYNESCPLAERIIRSTVEELYGLRPDVAPALLRLVFHDCFVEGCDASVLLDHGDGIQSEKDSLPNESLRGYDVIDIIKLELEEACPGVVSCADIVALAARESVLMAGGPFYPLYTGRRDSIVAYPIIATYELPSPLDDLSKTIESFASRGFDERETVSLLGAHSTGTIHCKFFFHRLYNFSGGDGPDPSIDPEFLQLLRSNCNSIHHSSRPASASPSLSPLPSSEDNNLSTILSQDAGMKMDYEGPRTGFGTLYYRSLLQRKGLLFVDQQLTSGAETETWVRAYSSDLSLFQRDFGLAMIKLSNLKVLTAPKGQVRLNCRKVN is encoded by the exons ATGGATTTCACAAGAAAACTGAGCTTTCTTGTCTTTATGCTCTGTGTTCTCATCTCTCTCAAGAACCAGAATGCAGAAACCAGTAGAAAGGCTTCGTTTCAGAACCCGGTGGAGAGGAAGCTCCAAGAAGATGATGGGCTTCACGAATGGCTCAGGTATGATTACTACAATGAGTCTTGTCCATTGGCGGAGCGGATAATCCGATCAACCGTTGAAGAGTTATACGGGTTGCGGCCTGATGTTGCCCCCGCTCTTTTGAGGCTTGTTTTCCATGACTGCTTTGTCGAG GGGTGTGATGCCTCAGTGTTGTTGGATCATGGCGATGGAATTCAGAGTGAGAAAGACTCTCTCCCAAATGAATCTCTAAGGGGCTATGATGTCATCGACATTATCAAGTTAGAACTTGAAGAAGCATGCCCTGGAGTTGTTTCTTGCGCAGATATTGTTGCTTTGGCTGCAAGAGAAAGCGTCCTCATG GCTGGCGGTCCGTTCTATCCTCTGTATACTGGTAGAAGGGACAGCATAGTTGCTTATCCAATCATAGCAACTTATGAGCTTCCTAGTCCCTTAGACGATCTTTCGAAAACTATTGAGTCATTCGCATCAAGAGGGTTCGACGAAAGGGAGACAGTCAGTCTATTAG GTGCTCACAGCACAGGCACAATCCACTGCAAATTCTTCTTCCACCGGCTCTACAACTTCAGTGGAGGTGATGGCCCTGACCCTTCTATTGACCCTGAGTTTCTTCAGCTGCTAAGATCAAACTGCAACAGCATCCATCACTCATCCCGACCAGCATCAGCTTCTCCATCATTATCACCTTTGCCCTCATCAGAGGACAACAATTTATCAACTATCTTATCCCAGGATGCAGGCATGAAGATGGACTATGAGGGGCCACGAACAGGTTTCGGCACACTATACTATCGTAGTCTTTTGCAGCGCAAAGGACTACTGTTTGTGGATCAGCAGCTGACATCTGGGGCAGAAACGGAGACTTGGGTCCGAGCATACTCCTCCGACCTTTCCCTGTTCCAAAGGGACT
- the LOC105161067 gene encoding putative Peroxidase 48 isoform X1 has protein sequence MLNFRMDFTRKLSFLVFMLCVLISLKNQNAETSRKASFQNPVERKLQEDDGLHEWLRYDYYNESCPLAERIIRSTVEELYGLRPDVAPALLRLVFHDCFVEGCDASVLLDHGDGIQSEKDSLPNESLRGYDVIDIIKLELEEACPGVVSCADIVALAARESVLMAGGPFYPLYTGRRDSIVAYPIIATYELPSPLDDLSKTIESFASRGFDERETVSLLGAHSTGTIHCKFFFHRLYNFSGGDGPDPSIDPEFLQLLRSNCNSIHHSSRPASASPSLSPLPSSEDNNLSTILSQDAGMKMDYEGPRTGFGTLYYRSLLQRKGLLFVDQQLTSGAETETWVRAYSSDLSLFQRDFGLAMIKLSNLKVLTAPKGQVRLNCRKVN, from the exons ATGCTAAATTTCAGAATGGATTTCACAAGAAAACTGAGCTTTCTTGTCTTTATGCTCTGTGTTCTCATCTCTCTCAAGAACCAGAATGCAGAAACCAGTAGAAAGGCTTCGTTTCAGAACCCGGTGGAGAGGAAGCTCCAAGAAGATGATGGGCTTCACGAATGGCTCAGGTATGATTACTACAATGAGTCTTGTCCATTGGCGGAGCGGATAATCCGATCAACCGTTGAAGAGTTATACGGGTTGCGGCCTGATGTTGCCCCCGCTCTTTTGAGGCTTGTTTTCCATGACTGCTTTGTCGAG GGGTGTGATGCCTCAGTGTTGTTGGATCATGGCGATGGAATTCAGAGTGAGAAAGACTCTCTCCCAAATGAATCTCTAAGGGGCTATGATGTCATCGACATTATCAAGTTAGAACTTGAAGAAGCATGCCCTGGAGTTGTTTCTTGCGCAGATATTGTTGCTTTGGCTGCAAGAGAAAGCGTCCTCATG GCTGGCGGTCCGTTCTATCCTCTGTATACTGGTAGAAGGGACAGCATAGTTGCTTATCCAATCATAGCAACTTATGAGCTTCCTAGTCCCTTAGACGATCTTTCGAAAACTATTGAGTCATTCGCATCAAGAGGGTTCGACGAAAGGGAGACAGTCAGTCTATTAG GTGCTCACAGCACAGGCACAATCCACTGCAAATTCTTCTTCCACCGGCTCTACAACTTCAGTGGAGGTGATGGCCCTGACCCTTCTATTGACCCTGAGTTTCTTCAGCTGCTAAGATCAAACTGCAACAGCATCCATCACTCATCCCGACCAGCATCAGCTTCTCCATCATTATCACCTTTGCCCTCATCAGAGGACAACAATTTATCAACTATCTTATCCCAGGATGCAGGCATGAAGATGGACTATGAGGGGCCACGAACAGGTTTCGGCACACTATACTATCGTAGTCTTTTGCAGCGCAAAGGACTACTGTTTGTGGATCAGCAGCTGACATCTGGGGCAGAAACGGAGACTTGGGTCCGAGCATACTCCTCCGACCTTTCCCTGTTCCAAAGGGACT